From a region of the Parcubacteria group bacterium genome:
- a CDS encoding acetate--CoA ligase family protein produces the protein MDNLRKLFDPKSIAIVGASEEKGKVGKAISENILNLGYEGKVFLVNPKHEKLFNRECYPSIESIREPVDLAIIAIPAKFVNQAIQNGGDSVKNFVVISAGFSETSEEGKKLEQELLEIAKEKKLNILGPNCLGFIAPKIKLNASFAGGLPNFGNISFVSQSGAIISALLDIASRDNIGFSNIISIGNKMSLSENELLEYLENDEDSKVIGMYLEGIKDGIRFKEIAKKISKSKPVVILKAGKTEKSQRAISSHTGALAGSEEIIKALFKKTGVIRVDSLDEFINTMRLISLVNPPANEKTAVITNAGGPGVLATDAFSGKEIKLSELDGKTKEKLREFLPKESSIENPIDLLGDAQEDRYEKTLESVDAENIGSIITILTPQENTPFDKIAQKISAFKKKTQKTIVAVFLGGKKIEKSVEILKNSKIPNYTFPEDAINALDKYYQWEINKNKIGIRGNAIEIDKNKSEKAENIIKNARLENRTALYFREAKEIMDIYGIDTIEFQEVNAEKELEIDFPMVMKVDSDKVLHKTDKQGVILNIGDENDFREAYQKMSENFPKENIIIQPMQRIETELILGIKKDETVGPIVIFGLGGIYTEIFKMVDFLIPSVTISEIKETILKSPIKFLFEETRGQKAYDIENVADILLKLSVLAENLNEIKEFDINPLLIYNDGRKSLAIDVKIII, from the coding sequence ATGGATAACCTTAGAAAATTATTCGATCCGAAATCCATCGCCATTGTCGGCGCCAGTGAAGAAAAGGGAAAGGTAGGAAAAGCGATTTCGGAAAATATTTTGAATCTTGGCTATGAAGGCAAAGTTTTTTTGGTCAATCCAAAACACGAAAAACTTTTTAATCGAGAATGCTATCCCAGCATTGAATCAATCCGAGAACCGGTTGATCTGGCGATCATTGCCATTCCCGCCAAGTTTGTCAATCAAGCCATTCAAAACGGCGGCGATTCTGTTAAAAATTTCGTTGTGATCTCTGCCGGATTTTCGGAAACCTCAGAAGAAGGGAAGAAACTCGAACAAGAACTTTTGGAAATAGCTAAAGAAAAAAAACTGAACATTTTAGGACCGAACTGCCTTGGTTTTATCGCGCCAAAAATAAAATTAAACGCTTCATTTGCCGGAGGACTTCCTAACTTTGGAAATATTTCTTTTGTTTCCCAATCGGGAGCGATTATTAGCGCGCTTTTGGACATTGCCTCCAGGGATAACATCGGTTTTTCCAATATCATTTCCATTGGAAACAAAATGAGTCTAAGCGAAAATGAACTCTTGGAATATCTGGAAAATGATGAAGATTCAAAAGTAATCGGAATGTATCTAGAGGGAATTAAGGACGGAATTAGATTCAAAGAAATCGCAAAAAAAATATCAAAGTCGAAACCAGTTGTAATTTTAAAAGCCGGAAAGACGGAAAAATCTCAAAGAGCTATTTCTTCCCATACCGGAGCTTTGGCCGGAAGCGAGGAGATAATCAAAGCGCTTTTCAAAAAAACCGGGGTCATTCGGGTTGATTCACTGGATGAATTTATAAACACAATGAGATTAATCTCACTGGTAAATCCGCCCGCCAACGAAAAAACAGCAGTTATTACCAATGCCGGCGGTCCCGGGGTTCTAGCTACTGATGCTTTCTCGGGAAAAGAAATAAAATTGTCCGAATTAGATGGCAAGACAAAAGAAAAACTGCGAGAATTTTTACCGAAAGAATCATCAATTGAAAATCCGATTGATCTTTTGGGAGACGCACAAGAAGATCGTTATGAAAAAACACTGGAATCAGTTGATGCAGAAAATATTGGATCGATCATTACTATCCTTACTCCCCAGGAAAACACTCCTTTTGATAAAATCGCCCAAAAAATATCAGCCTTTAAGAAAAAAACCCAAAAAACGATAGTGGCAGTATTTTTGGGCGGAAAGAAAATAGAAAAATCGGTGGAAATTTTGAAGAACAGCAAGATTCCTAATTATACTTTTCCCGAGGATGCTATAAATGCTCTGGATAAATATTACCAATGGGAAATAAACAAAAATAAGATAGGCATACGCGGAAATGCGATAGAAATAGACAAGAATAAATCAGAAAAGGCAGAAAATATAATTAAAAATGCAAGGCTTGAGAACAGAACTGCCTTGTATTTCAGAGAAGCCAAGGAAATAATGGATATCTATGGAATTGACACCATCGAATTTCAAGAAGTCAACGCCGAAAAAGAATTGGAAATAGATTTTCCTATGGTTATGAAAGTGGACAGCGACAAAGTTCTCCACAAAACCGACAAACAAGGGGTTATTTTGAACATAGGAGATGAAAATGATTTCAGGGAAGCTTATCAAAAAATGTCTGAGAATTTTCCTAAAGAAAATATAATCATTCAGCCAATGCAAAGAATTGAAACTGAACTTATTTTAGGAATTAAAAAAGATGAAACTGTGGGGCCGATAGTAATATTCGGCTTAGGAGGAATCTATACTGAAATTTTCAAAATGGTTGATTTTCTTATTCCGTCGGTTACAATTTCGGAAATAAAAGAAACCATTTTAAAAAGTCCGATTAAATTTCTTTTCGAAGAAACGCGAGGCCAGAAAGCATATGACATTGAAAATGTAGCAGATATTCTTCTGAAACTTTCCGTTTTAGCGGAGAATTTGAATGAAATCAAGGAATTTGATATTAATCCGCTGCTAATTTATAATGATGGAAGAAAATCTTTGGCTATTGATGTCAAAATAATAATTTGA
- a CDS encoding EamA family transporter, producing the protein MSWIVLSLLTAFSQSLKDVLSKKKLHRIDEYSISFLMGIFSIIFDFVFLILIIHTPLKEIFPNSASVFSIPQFDEISITFWKALVINGTLNLFATVIYLKAIKNSDLSVTIPMLAFTPVLLIFTSPIILGKSELPNLISIMGILLVVFGSYLLNIKERHLGFWKPFHALIKEKGPKFMLLVAFIWSITSIYDKVGSIETSSIFWTLSVHFYINISLGAILLFRRFKKIDVFKINHIKEIIPIGLFSSLTSLFQMTAVQLALVANVISIKRTSIVMSTIFGYLFFKEKNIRSRILGASIMVLGVIFITLS; encoded by the coding sequence ATGAGTTGGATAGTTCTATCTCTTCTTACGGCATTTTCCCAATCATTAAAGGATGTGCTTAGCAAGAAAAAACTTCACAGAATTGATGAATACTCAATCTCCTTCCTGATGGGAATTTTTTCTATAATTTTTGATTTTGTTTTTTTAATATTAATAATACATACTCCTCTTAAGGAAATTTTTCCTAATTCCGCTAGTGTCTTTTCAATACCACAATTTGATGAAATATCAATTACATTTTGGAAGGCTTTGGTTATTAATGGAACTCTAAATTTATTTGCAACAGTTATTTACCTTAAAGCAATAAAAAATTCAGACCTTTCAGTTACAATTCCTATGCTTGCTTTTACTCCAGTGCTTTTAATTTTTACTTCTCCAATAATATTGGGGAAAAGCGAACTGCCTAATTTAATAAGTATCATGGGAATATTGCTTGTAGTTTTTGGTTCCTACCTATTAAACATCAAAGAGAGACATCTTGGCTTTTGGAAACCATTCCACGCTTTGATAAAAGAAAAAGGACCAAAGTTCATGCTCCTGGTAGCTTTTATCTGGAGTATAACATCTATCTATGACAAGGTTGGGTCAATAGAAACATCTTCTATTTTCTGGACATTATCAGTTCATTTTTACATAAATATCTCTCTGGGAGCCATTCTGCTTTTTAGAAGATTCAAAAAAATAGATGTCTTTAAAATTAATCACATAAAAGAAATAATACCCATCGGCCTTTTTAGCAGCTTGACTTCATTGTTTCAAATGACAGCAGTCCAACTCGCATTGGTGGCAAATGTAATTTCAATCAAAAGAACGAGCATTGTAATGTCTACTATTTTTGGATATTTATTTTTCAAAGAAAAAAATATAAGATCAAGAATACTAGGAGCATCGATAATGGTATTAGGCGTAATATTTATAACCTTATCATAA
- a CDS encoding response regulator, producing the protein MGKKIKILIVEDDANLRNVYSGTFKNAGFEVIEADDGIDGLDKASTQKPDVIFTGIMMPRMDGFSMVESLKKNALTSDIPILISSHMGREEDRQKANLLGVRYFIIKGFTAPKEVVEKVNSIFSEGKEYRLEVNNFSMDALKLAQDLGLNNNFQCLECNEKMILKMISVNSKDKGFEAHLICPSCGWQVK; encoded by the coding sequence ATGGGCAAAAAAATAAAGATACTCATCGTTGAAGATGATGCAAATTTAAGAAACGTGTATTCCGGAACATTTAAAAATGCCGGCTTCGAAGTAATTGAAGCTGATGATGGAATAGACGGATTAGATAAAGCCTCAACTCAGAAACCAGATGTTATTTTTACTGGGATTATGATGCCTCGAATGGATGGTTTTTCAATGGTAGAATCGCTAAAAAAGAATGCCTTGACTTCCGACATACCAATCTTAATATCCTCGCATATGGGCAGAGAGGAAGACAGACAGAAGGCGAATTTGCTTGGGGTTAGATATTTTATTATAAAAGGCTTTACTGCTCCCAAGGAAGTAGTAGAAAAGGTTAATTCTATATTTTCAGAAGGAAAAGAATACCGATTAGAAGTTAACAATTTTTCTATGGATGCGCTAAAATTGGCACAAGACTTGGGACTTAACAATAATTTTCAATGCTTGGAATGCAATGAAAAAATGATATTGAAAATGATATCTGTTAATTCCAAAGATAAGGGATTTGAAGCGCATTTAATCTGTCCTTCTTGCGGATGGCAAGTGAAATAG
- a CDS encoding glycosyltransferase family 1 protein: MRIGIDIRCLQEGRKTGVEEYTLNLLSNIFELDKKNEYVLFFNSLKGKNLDLDWLKKYPNVRIKSFHYPNKIFNLLVWYFNWPKIDRLIGGTDVFWMPNINFGAFSERTKLMLTMHDLSFEIMPENFPWKTRLWHFLINPKKLCQRADKIIAVSDSTKNDLEIFYKINSEKISVIHSAVSDDFKVIDRNNPEMLAVKEKYNLPYHFILYLGTIEPRKNIISIVKAYDQLRRLKNKELDRYKLAIAGANGWKEKGVLKEINKSPFKNDILTIGFIKPENKPYLYNLASLFVYPSFFEGFGFPPLEAMSSGVPVITSNNSSLPEIVGDSGILIDPEKTDELCKAMREILLNREWCSKLREKGLKRATDFDWQKSAGNFLEVVDKIKPIEVRPR; the protein is encoded by the coding sequence ATGAGAATAGGAATTGACATCAGATGCTTGCAGGAGGGAAGAAAAACGGGAGTTGAAGAGTATACGCTGAATCTTTTGAGCAATATTTTTGAGTTGGATAAAAAGAATGAATATGTTCTTTTTTTTAATTCACTGAAAGGAAAGAACCTTGATCTTGATTGGCTAAAAAAATATCCTAACGTAAGAATAAAAAGCTTTCATTATCCCAACAAAATTTTCAATTTGCTTGTCTGGTATTTTAACTGGCCAAAAATTGACCGGCTTATCGGAGGGACTGATGTTTTTTGGATGCCCAATATTAATTTTGGCGCTTTTTCCGAAAGGACAAAATTAATGCTAACTATGCACGATTTGTCTTTTGAAATAATGCCGGAAAATTTTCCCTGGAAAACAAGGCTTTGGCATTTTTTGATAAATCCCAAAAAACTTTGCCAAAGAGCCGACAAAATAATAGCCGTTTCCGATTCAACAAAAAACGATCTTGAAATATTTTACAAAATAAATTCAGAAAAAATTTCCGTGATTCATAGCGCCGTTTCAGATGATTTCAAAGTTATAGATAGAAATAATCCGGAAATGCTTGCAGTCAAGGAAAAATATAACCTGCCCTATCATTTTATTTTATATCTTGGAACAATTGAACCGAGAAAAAATATCATTAGCATAGTAAAAGCCTATGATCAGCTTCGAAGGCTGAAAAATAAAGAACTTGATAGATATAAACTCGCGATTGCCGGAGCCAATGGTTGGAAAGAGAAGGGAGTATTAAAAGAAATAAATAAATCTCCATTTAAAAATGATATACTGACTATTGGTTTCATTAAACCTGAAAACAAGCCTTACTTGTACAATCTGGCTTCACTTTTTGTTTATCCGTCTTTTTTTGAAGGTTTTGGATTTCCACCGCTGGAAGCAATGAGCTCAGGAGTACCGGTCATTACTTCAAATAATTCATCCCTCCCGGAAATAGTCGGGGATTCCGGAATTTTGATTGATCCGGAAAAAACCGATGAGCTTTGCAAGGCTATGCGAGAAATACTTTTAAATAGAGAATGGTGCAGCAAGCTTCGCGAAAAAGGCCTTAAGAGAGCAACGGATTTTGACTGGCAAAAAAGCGCTGGGAATTTCTTAGAGGTAGTTGACAAAATTAAACCTATCGAGGTTCGACCTCGATAG
- a CDS encoding queuosine precursor transporter, protein MFKIKKFDLLISVYIFCIIVSELMGAKTFPLFGKFSASVAIFLMPFIFTINDIVTEVYGKERTRSIIKSGLIMIVFLILFSFLAINLPPSQRFSGSQLAYHNIFGVSIRISIASLLAFFMSEYMDVLVFVKIRKMMGKKSLWLRNNVSNFVAQFFDTSIFYLFAFYAIDKPFFNNFVFLVGLIIPYWTLKCLVSVFETPLVYAGVKWLKKEEIEK, encoded by the coding sequence ATGTTTAAAATAAAGAAATTCGATCTGTTAATTTCCGTCTATATATTCTGCATCATTGTTTCGGAATTGATGGGCGCCAAAACATTTCCGCTTTTCGGAAAATTCAGCGCCAGCGTCGCCATATTTTTGATGCCTTTCATATTCACCATTAATGATATTGTTACTGAAGTATACGGAAAAGAGAGAACCAGAAGTATAATCAAATCCGGACTGATTATGATTGTTTTTCTGATTTTATTTTCTTTCCTGGCCATAAACCTTCCCCCTTCTCAGAGATTTTCCGGAAGCCAACTGGCTTATCATAATATATTTGGAGTATCTATTAGAATATCAATTGCTAGCTTGCTCGCCTTTTTTATGTCTGAGTATATGGACGTGCTGGTTTTTGTCAAAATCAGAAAGATGATGGGAAAAAAATCTTTGTGGCTTCGGAATAATGTTTCCAATTTTGTCGCCCAATTTTTCGATACCAGCATCTTCTACCTGTTTGCTTTCTATGCAATAGATAAGCCCTTTTTCAACAATTTTGTTTTTCTGGTAGGACTGATAATCCCCTATTGGACATTAAAATGCTTGGTTTCCGTTTTTGAAACTCCTCTTGTTTACGCCGGAGTTAAATGGCTGAAGAAAGAAGAAATTGAGAAATAA
- a CDS encoding glycosyltransferase family 1 protein: MRIGIDARFYGSLGKGLGRYTQKLIEKLEKIDNTNDYFIFLRKENFEEYQPKNSNFQKVLADYQWYTISEQINMPRVLDKYDLDLVHFPHFNIPLLYRKKFIITIHDLILLHFSTIKNTALNPIFYWLKFLAYKIVIKSAITRAEKIIAVSNFTKNDILEHYKIPENKIIVTYQAADKNNSAINLENDKQILEKYGIIKPYIMYVGNAYPHKNLEALILGYGGIEKQADLKLVLVGKEDYFYKKLKKLSAEKKIKNIIFTDFVPDSELDVIYKNSLFYIFPSLYEGFGLPPLEAMMRKIPIASSDHPCMKEILDESAYFFDAAKKENITKAITEFYGNQGLRKQLAERGLEWAKKFSWEKMARITLKIYKV; the protein is encoded by the coding sequence ATGCGCATTGGAATTGATGCCCGGTTTTATGGCTCGCTCGGAAAAGGGCTGGGGAGATACACCCAAAAATTAATAGAAAAACTGGAAAAAATTGATAATACCAATGATTATTTTATTTTTCTCCGAAAAGAAAATTTTGAAGAATATCAGCCGAAGAACAGCAACTTTCAAAAAGTTTTAGCGGATTACCAGTGGTATACGATTTCCGAACAAATAAACATGCCTAGAGTTCTTGACAAATATGATTTGGATCTTGTCCATTTTCCCCATTTTAATATTCCGCTTCTGTACCGAAAAAAGTTTATCATAACCATCCACGACCTAATTCTTCTTCATTTTTCAACAATCAAAAATACAGCACTCAATCCAATTTTTTATTGGCTGAAATTTTTGGCCTACAAAATAGTCATTAAATCCGCCATAACAAGGGCGGAAAAAATAATTGCTGTCTCCAATTTTACCAAAAATGACATCCTCGAGCATTACAAAATTCCAGAAAATAAAATCATAGTAACTTATCAAGCAGCGGATAAAAATAATAGCGCAATTAATCTGGAAAATGACAAACAAATTCTAGAAAAATATGGTATAATAAAACCGTACATAATGTATGTTGGAAACGCTTATCCTCACAAAAATTTGGAAGCGCTGATTTTGGGTTATGGAGGAATTGAAAAGCAGGCAGATTTAAAGCTGGTTCTCGTTGGAAAAGAAGATTACTTTTACAAAAAACTGAAAAAATTGTCGGCGGAGAAAAAAATAAAAAATATAATTTTTACCGATTTTGTTCCTGACTCTGAATTAGACGTTATTTATAAAAATTCGTTATTTTATATTTTCCCTTCGCTCTATGAAGGCTTTGGCTTGCCGCCGCTAGAAGCAATGATGAGAAAAATTCCGATAGCATCATCAGACCATCCTTGTATGAAAGAAATCCTGGATGAAAGCGCATATTTTTTCGATGCCGCTAAAAAAGAAAATATCACTAAAGCAATAACGGAATTCTATGGAAACCAAGGATTGAGAAAGCAATTGGCTGAAAGAGGACTGGAGTGGGCAAAAAAATTCAGCTGGGAAAAAATGGCGAGAATTACGCTTAAAATATATAAGGTTTAG
- the recJ gene encoding single-stranded-DNA-specific exonuclease RecJ: MNWKIREKEKIDKTVLPRLHSVILDILFKRGLDTNEKINEFLFPDYDKGLFDPFLFSDMEKAVGRVLKAKESEELVAIFGDYDADGVTSSVILKEALDNIGIESVVYLPDRKLEGYGMNLNAVEEFKKKNIKLIITVDCGITNYEETAKANKNGIDVIIIDHHHVPKKIPKAFAIINPHLKNSGYPFLNLAGVGVAFKFVQALYGKFFPEKMDQLKWMLDLVSIGTVADCVPLASENRVITKFGLIVLSKTKRAGLLELFQVARIQVDENNIPDTHKISFQIAPRINAAGRMDHANTAFNLIRESDQVKARDLALELEKNNQARQKATAQIVDEIRILANNMFKNKKFIFAASEHFPNGIVGLAAGRIADEFNKPVAVLNKGEEESSGSFRSIPQINIIEAIEKCADLLVKFGGHSQAAGITIKNEKLNAFFEKLSGIIEKELEGKDVTPVLEIDAEIFPKDLDFELAESLRKLEPFGQGNEEPIFLMKNMKVSELRTVGNGEKHLKLSLRAQDGTPKIFEAIGFNLTNGFSHLKKGDKIDTVFTICEDNWNGNKKIQLKLIDLKIL, from the coding sequence ATGAATTGGAAAATTAGAGAAAAAGAAAAGATAGACAAGACTGTTTTGCCAAGGCTTCATTCGGTAATTTTAGACATACTTTTCAAGAGAGGCCTTGATACTAACGAAAAAATAAACGAGTTTCTTTTCCCTGACTATGACAAGGGTCTTTTTGATCCTTTTTTGTTTTCTGATATGGAAAAAGCTGTAGGAAGAGTTTTGAAAGCGAAAGAAAGCGAAGAATTAGTTGCAATTTTTGGAGATTATGATGCCGACGGAGTTACTTCTTCCGTAATCCTGAAAGAAGCACTGGATAATATTGGAATTGAATCTGTGGTTTATCTTCCGGACAGAAAATTAGAAGGATACGGAATGAATCTTAATGCAGTAGAAGAATTTAAAAAGAAAAATATAAAACTCATTATTACTGTAGATTGCGGCATTACCAATTATGAGGAAACTGCTAAGGCTAACAAAAATGGAATTGACGTTATCATTATTGATCATCATCACGTTCCCAAAAAAATTCCCAAAGCTTTTGCCATAATAAATCCGCATCTCAAAAATTCCGGATATCCTTTTCTAAATCTTGCCGGAGTAGGCGTGGCTTTCAAGTTTGTCCAAGCTCTATATGGAAAGTTCTTTCCGGAAAAAATGGATCAATTGAAATGGATGCTTGATTTGGTGTCCATAGGAACAGTGGCTGATTGCGTTCCGCTTGCTTCCGAAAATAGAGTAATAACAAAATTCGGGCTCATTGTGCTTTCCAAAACAAAAAGAGCCGGCCTTTTGGAATTATTCCAAGTGGCAAGGATTCAGGTTGATGAAAATAACATTCCCGATACGCATAAAATTTCTTTTCAAATTGCTCCGCGAATTAATGCGGCCGGAAGAATGGACCACGCTAACACGGCTTTTAATTTGATAAGAGAAAGCGATCAGGTAAAAGCCAGGGATTTAGCGTTGGAGCTTGAAAAAAACAACCAAGCGCGCCAAAAAGCTACTGCACAAATAGTGGATGAAATCAGGATTTTGGCGAATAATATGTTTAAAAATAAGAAATTTATTTTTGCCGCCTCCGAACATTTCCCAAATGGAATCGTTGGTCTGGCTGCGGGGAGAATAGCCGATGAATTCAACAAGCCTGTTGCTGTTCTCAATAAAGGAGAAGAGGAAAGCTCTGGATCATTTCGAAGTATTCCGCAAATAAATATAATTGAAGCTATCGAAAAATGCGCTGATTTGCTAGTCAAATTCGGAGGACACAGCCAAGCGGCAGGAATTACAATCAAAAATGAAAAACTGAACGCTTTTTTTGAAAAACTCAGCGGAATAATCGAAAAAGAACTAGAAGGAAAGGATGTGACTCCAGTGCTCGAAATTGATGCTGAAATTTTTCCCAAAGATTTGGATTTTGAATTGGCTGAAAGCCTTCGAAAATTAGAACCATTTGGACAGGGAAACGAAGAACCGATATTTCTCATGAAAAACATGAAAGTCAGCGAGCTTAGAACGGTTGGAAACGGAGAAAAACATCTGAAATTATCGCTTAGGGCGCAGGACGGAACGCCGAAAATTTTCGAAGCTATCGGCTTCAATCTCACTAACGGATTTTCCCATCTCAAAAAAGGCGATAAAATTGACACGGTTTTCACAATTTGCGAAGATAATTGGAACGGAAATAAAAAAATCCAGTTAAAATTAATCGACTTGAAAATATTATGA
- a CDS encoding glycosyltransferase, producing MKIALVHDYLVQYGGAERVLECFCELFPYAPIYTLVYDKKAMHGVFEKKDIRTSYLQKIPFAGKQHRLFPPLMPSAIEQFDFSKYDVVLSDSASFAKGIITGPQTLHICYMHTPMRYAWDDCQKYTADFGFPSFVKRLVPFLMNYIRLWDKLSAERVDKFIANSNFVAKRIKKYYGKDSTVINPPVSINNFSTSEKQEKYFLMVGRLIAYKRHDIAIRAFNELSLPLKIIGRGPEMKRLKKIAGSNIEFLGRVPDEKLPKYYSQCQAFIFPQEEDFGIVAIEAFASGKPVIAFRGGDILEHMEEEKMGIFFDKQAPENIIKAVEKFKSMSFDKNYIRSKSLRFDKEIFKGKIREYIERELSNFKK from the coding sequence ATGAAAATCGCTTTAGTTCATGACTACTTGGTTCAATATGGAGGCGCGGAGAGGGTGCTGGAATGTTTCTGCGAGCTTTTTCCCTATGCGCCAATTTATACTTTGGTCTACGACAAAAAAGCGATGCATGGGGTTTTTGAGAAAAAAGATATCCGAACCTCCTATCTTCAAAAAATTCCTTTTGCTGGAAAACAACATCGCTTGTTTCCGCCCTTGATGCCTTCCGCCATCGAACAATTCGATTTTTCCAAATATGACGTGGTACTTTCCGATTCCGCTAGCTTTGCCAAAGGAATAATAACCGGTCCTCAGACGCTTCACATCTGCTATATGCACACGCCAATGCGTTATGCTTGGGATGATTGCCAAAAATATACGGCTGATTTTGGATTTCCATCTTTTGTCAAAAGACTGGTTCCATTCTTAATGAACTATATCCGACTTTGGGACAAATTGAGCGCCGAAAGAGTCGATAAATTCATCGCAAATTCAAATTTTGTCGCCAAAAGAATCAAGAAATACTACGGAAAGGATTCAACCGTAATAAACCCTCCGGTTTCAATAAATAATTTCTCCACCAGTGAAAAGCAAGAAAAATATTTTCTAATGGTTGGGCGGCTGATTGCCTACAAGCGCCATGATATTGCGATCAGAGCTTTTAATGAATTGAGCTTGCCCTTGAAAATAATCGGCAGAGGTCCGGAAATGAAAAGACTTAAAAAAATAGCCGGATCGAATATTGAATTTCTAGGAAGGGTTCCGGATGAAAAGCTTCCTAAATATTATTCGCAGTGCCAAGCCTTTATTTTTCCCCAAGAAGAGGATTTTGGAATAGTGGCCATCGAAGCTTTTGCTTCAGGCAAGCCCGTTATCGCTTTCCGAGGAGGAGATATCCTCGAACATATGGAGGAGGAAAAAATGGGAATATTTTTCGATAAACAAGCGCCTGAAAACATAATAAAAGCAGTGGAAAAATTTAAAAGCATGAGTTTTGATAAAAACTATATCAGATCAAAATCTTTGCGATTTGACAAGGAGATATTTAAAGGTAAAATAAGAGAGTACATCGAAAGAGAACTATCAAACTTTAAAAAATAA